A genomic region of Trifolium pratense cultivar HEN17-A07 linkage group LG3, ARS_RC_1.1, whole genome shotgun sequence contains the following coding sequences:
- the LOC123913130 gene encoding BURP domain-containing protein 12-like: MATLQTFQLLTLLIFCITNGQGIIARDLKAELGDQKSVDLNDEPYITQYGIHKSVNSNDESYITQYGDHQKPVDSNDEPYIVGYKTQAHESNEPYITGYKTKTRDSNEPYIAGYKNLAHVSNEPYIAGYKTHAHESNEPYISGYKNQVHGSNEPYITGYKTQAHESNEPYIAGYKTHAHESNEPYISGYKNQAHGSNEPYITGYKTQAHESNEPYIAGYKAHAHESNEPYISGYKNQAHGSNEPYITGYKTQAHESNEPYIAGYKTHAHESTEPYITGYKTQPYIAGYKTRAHESNEPYIAGYKTHAHESNKPYITGYKTQPYIAGYKTHTHDSNEPYITSYGNDESKQPNYITGYKSHDHDSNEPYIAGDISTSLNPKGHISTNPEDPQGPLSSNLDRTNAFKTGFFNLDDLHVGNVMTLQFPVQEVSHFLSRKEADSPPLSMSQLQSVLQFFSISKDSPQAKYMKRTLEECEGETITGETKICASSLKSMLQFVDTIIGSDTKHNILTTSNPSPTATPLQKYTILEVSQDIYAPKWVACHPLPYPYAIYYCHYISTGTKVFKVSLIGDENGDKMEALGICHLDTSDWNPDHIIFKQLGIKAGKNTPVCHFFPVNHLLWVPIHPSKVAM; this comes from the exons ATGGCTACTTTACAAACATTTCAGCTTCTTACTTTACTCATTTTCTGCATTACG AATGGTCAAGGTATTATTGCAAGAGACTTGAAGGCAGAGCTAGGAGATCAGAAATCAGTGGATTTGAATGATGAACCTTACATTACACAGTATGGAATTCATAAATCAGTGAATTCAAATGATGAATCTTACATTACACAATATGGAGATCATCAGAAACCGGTGGATTCGAATGATGAACCTTACATTGTTGGGTACAAGACTCAAGCTCATGAGTCCAATGAACCATACATTACTGGGTACAAGACCAAGACTCGTGATTCTAATGAACCATACATTGCTGGATACAAGAATCTGGCTCATGTGTCCAATGAACCATACATTGCCGGATACAAGACTCATGCTCACGAGTCTAATGAACCATACATTTCTGGGTACAAGAACCAGGTTCATGGGTCCAATGAACCATACATAACAGGATACAAGACTCAAGCTCATGAGTCCAATGAACCATATATTGCTGGATACAAGACGCATGCTCACGAGTCCAATGAACCATACATTTCTGGGTATAAGAACCAGGCTCATGGTTCCAATGAACCATACATTACAGGATACAAGACTCAAGCTCATGAGTCCAATGAACCATATATTGCTGGATACAAGGCTCATGCTCACGAGTCCAATGAACCATACATTTCTGGGTATAAGAACCAGGCTCATGGTTCCAATGAACCATACATTACAGGATACAAGACTCAAGCTCATGAGTCCAATGAACCATATATTGCTGGATACAAGACTCATGCTCATGAGTCCACTGAACCATACATCACTGGTTACAAGACCCAACCATACATTGCTGGGTATAAGACTCGAGCTCATGAGTCCAATGAACCATACATTGCTGGATACAAGACTCATGCTCACGAGTCCAATAAACCATACATTACTGGTTACAAGACCCAACCATACATTGCAGGGTATAAGACTCATACACATGATTCCAATGAACCTTACATAACCTCCTACGGTAATGATGAATCCAAACAACCCAATTACATTACAGGGTATAAGAGTCATGACCACGATTCCAATGAACCTTACATTGCTGGGGACATATCTACTTCCCTTAATCCAAAAGGCCATATATCTACCAACCCAGAAGACCCACAAGGGCCCTTATCTTCTAACTTGGATCGTACAAACGCTTTCAAGACAGGATTTTTCAATTTGGATGATCTTCATGTTGGAAATGTAATGACCCTCCAATTTCCAGTCCAAGAGGTTTCTCATTTCCTTTCTCGAAAAGAAGCGGACTCCCCTCCTCTTTCAAtgtcacaacttcaaagtgtTCTTCAATTCTTCTCAATCTCTAAAGATTCTCCTCAAGCCAAATACATGAAAAGAACACTTGAAGAGTGCGAAGGCGAAACCATTACAGGGGAGACAAAGATTTGTGCCAGTTCTCTAAAGTCCATGCTCCAATTTGTTGATACAATCATTGGTTCAGACACCAAACACAATATTCTAACTACCAGCAACCCTTCACCTACAGCTACCCCTCTACAGAAGTACACCATTTTAGAAGTATCACAAGACATTTATGCTCCCAAATGGGTGGCTTGCCATCCCCTTCCTTATCCATATGCCATTTACTATTGTCATTACATATCTACAGGCACTAAAGTGTTCAAGGTATCACTGATTGGTGATGAGAATGGAGATAAAATGGAAGCTCTTGGTATTTGTCATTTGGACACATCTGATTGGAATCCAGATCATATTATATTCAAGCAGCTTGGTATTAAGGCTGGGAAGAACACTCCAGTTTGTCACTTCTTTCCTGTAAACCATCTTTTGTGGGTTCCGATTCATCCTTCGAAAGTTGCCATGTGA
- the LOC123913129 gene encoding polyol transporter 5-like produces the protein MSEGKVVEAKAQNSLHDFDPQKKPKRNKYAFACAILASMTSILLGYDIGVMSGAAIYIKRDLRVSDVQIEVLLGIINIYSLIGSCLAGRTSDWIGRRYTIVLAGAIFFVGALLMGFSPNYAFLMFGRFVAGVGIGYALMIAPVYTAEVSPASSRGFLTSFPEVFINGGILLGYISNYAFSKLSLKLGWRMMLGIGAIPSVILAVGVLAMPESPRWLVMKGRLGDATKVLNKTSDSKEEAQLRLAEIKQAAGIPEECTDDVVEVKIKNTGEGVWKELFLYPTPTVRHIVIAALGIHFFQQASGIDAVVLYSPTIFKKAGINGDTHLLLATIAVGFVKTMFILVATFMLDRYGRRPLLLTSVGGMVVSLLTLATSLTIIDHSPTKLNWAVGLSIATVLSYVATFSIGAGPITWVYSSEIFPLRLRAQGCAMGVVVNRLTSGVISMTFLSLAKAITIGGGFYLFGGIALIAWIFFYIMLPETQGKTLEEMEASFGKIWRKSKNDKEVQNDKDQVAQVQLGTNVST, from the exons ATGAGTGAGGGTAAGGTAGTTGAAGCAAAAGCTCAAAATTCACTTCATGATTTTGATCCTCAAAAGAAGCCCAAAAGAAACAAGTATGCTTTTGCTTGTGCTATTTTAGCTTCCATGACTTCCATTTTGCTTGGCTATG ATATTGGAGTTATGAGTGGAGCAGCAATCTACATAAAAAGAGATCTTAGAGTGTCGGATGTACAAATTGAGGTTCTCTTAGgaatcatcaacatctactcTCTCATTGGTTCATGTCTAGCTGGAAGAACCTCTGATTGGATTGGTCGTCGTTACACCATTGTTCTTGCCGGTGCCATCTTTTTTGTTGGAGCCTTACTCATGGGTTTCTCACCAAACTACGCATTTCTCATGTTTGGCCGCTTCGTTGCTGGCGTTGGCATCGGCTATGCCCTCATGATTGCCCCTGTTTACACTGCTGAAGTCTCTCCCGCTTCCTCTCGTGGCTTCCTTACTTCTTTTCCCGAG GTTTTTATAAACGGTGGAATATTACTTGGATACATATCAAACTATGCATTTTCCAAACTATCACTTAAACTAGGTTGGAGAATGATGCTTGGAATCGGCGCAATTCCATCGGTAATCCTAGCCGTTGGAGTTTTAGCCATGCCAGAGTCACCACGTTGGCTTGTAATGAAAGGTCGTTTAGGAGATGCCACAAAAGTACTCAACAAAACATCAGATTCCAAAGAAGAAGCTCAACTAAGATTAGCCGAAATAAAACAAGCCGCTGGAATACCTGAAGAATGTACAGACGACGTCGTTGAGGTCAAAATTAAAAACACGGGTGAAGGTGTATGGAAAGAGCTTTTCCTTTATCCTACACCCACAGTTCGTCATATTGTAATCGCAGCATTAGGAATTCACTTTTTTCAACAAGCTTCTGGTATAGACGCCGTCGTTCTATATAGTCCTACAATCTTCAAAAAAGCTGGAATCAACGGTGATACACATCTTCTACTTGCAACTATAGCCGTTGGATTTGTTAAAACAATGTTTATTTTGGTTGCTACTTTTATGTTGGATCGTTATGGTCGTCGTCCGTTGTTACTCACTAGTGTTGGTGGTATGGTAGTCTCGCTTCTCACGCTCGCTACCAGCCTTACGATTATTGATCATTCGCCAACAAAGCTAAATTGGGCCGTTGGATTGAGTATAGCAACTGTTTTGTCTTATGTGGCAACTTTTTCAATTGGTGCTGGACCTATCACATGGGTTTATAGTAGTGAAATTTTTCCTTTGAGGTTAAGAGCACAAGGTTGTGCTATGGGAGTTGTGGTGAATAGGCTCACAAGTGGGGTTATTTCAATGACGTTTTTGTCCTTAGCTAAGGCAATTACAATTGGTGGAGGTTTTTACCTCTTTGGAGGTATTGCTTTAATTGcttggatatttttttatattatgctTCCTGAAACACAAGGGAAAACACTTGAAGAAATGGAAGCATCTTTTGGTAAAATTTGGAGAAAATCAAAGAATGATAAGGAAGTTCAGAATGATAAGGACCAAGTTGCACAAGTCCAGTTAGGAACCAATGTCTCAACTTAG